The following is a genomic window from Photobacterium toruni.
GTACTCAAGGCGCCGACACCATTAAGTTTACAACATCAACGTACAACCAGTGATGGCTGGCATGGTCAAAGCCACAGTACCAATCAAGCGCTCACATACAATCGAATTAAGATCAATGCGCAACCAAGGCCCTACCGACAAAAAGCATGGTTGAGTGGTATAGGCCATTGTTACATCGAAATATCAGAGACGTCATGTGAAATGGATGCATCGATTAGTAGAAGCTCTGGACGAGGTTACGCGCCATACAGTTACGGCGCTTCACGCGCTGATGGAAGTTGGTCAGTCCATAAAAGCCACTTTTATACATATTGGGATTTCAATCCCCCACAAATCGATACACTTTCACGTAATGGTGAAAATATAGAATTTGTCGTAACAGACAACGATACAATCAACAGTTGGCAAGTAAATATGTTTCAAACCTATAGTTTTGAAGCAGCCGCCATTAACGTCAATGGTGACGAATTTCCACTGACGCTGAAATCTTATACCACACGCTCGTACAACACAAAATCAGGAATTTTCAGGCTTGATGGCCTTGCTGAAGGCACATATGATCTTGTGTTTACAACCAAGGATACTTATGGAAACGCAGCAACTAAAACATTATCGGATAAGGTCATCATCGATCAAACACCACCAGCTATTATCGTTAGAGTCAATGATGAAGCGTTTGTGCATGGACAGACAGTTAAAGGTTTAGAATCGCTCAGTATTGAACTCAATGATCCCCATAACCCAGAAATTAAGAGTATTGCGCTTAAAGGTGGACCTGCCAGTGATGCGGTACTTTTAGAATGGAGTCCGACTGGCGAAAGAGATACGTATCAGCTGGAATACCCACGTATTTTCCCATCACTGGAAGATAATCAATCTTATACTGTCGATATTGTAGCAACAGATGATTACAATCAATCTGCGACACTGTCACTGATTTTTGACTACATACCCAACAACATTATTAAAGTCGATTCGATAAAAACCCTCGCCGTGAACAAAATACTACGAGACTCGTTTAACAAACCTTTTATCTATATTTCGAGTACACAGCTGCGGACAGAAGACGGTAAATTAGCTGTTGGTTCTCAAGAGATCTACTTTAGCGTGCGTAGTGATGCTGATCTGCCCGTACAGGTTGTCGATACCCTCATTCAACCAGGCGAAACAAAATCGCTTTATGTTGAGCTGCAAGATGGACGTTTTGAACTGCCGATCGTTCCAGGCGAACATGGAGCTGAAGGCCTGTCGAACTTTCTGCTCGAAGTGCCTTCTTTACGCTAGTGAATGTCCAACATTGACGAAATCATAACTAGAAGTCTGCGAGCACTACACTGACTTAGTTATGTCCACACGTGAGTTTGCTTATTTACGGTCGCCTTGATAACCAGCCAATTCTGATTTTTCTTTCGATGAAATAAGAGAATTGATTAATTCAAATTCAGCACGTAGACCCTCATAAATTTTTTTTATTTCAGGATCCTGTAATGCCTTACTTTTTAATGCAGATAAACTCACAAACTCACCTTTTTGATTCGCTCTTTGGCAGATCCTATTTCTTTTTTGGGATTGATTCATCTTTAAAAACACTCTACATGTTCAAAAAATTTGCGGAATGTCGCTCCAACGCGAATGTGAATTTTTAAGTGTCGGTGATTGACATCGCTCACCTATTTGCTCATCTGCTACATTGACACCTAAACTACCAAGATAGAGTGTTTTCTTACCATATTTAGCATTGATATTGTCAAGAGTATTCATCAATCGTTGATTTTCCTTTGGGGCAAATAGATCTTGTTGATCGTATCTAGCTGAACATAGTTCGGTCGCATTTACACCAACTTTATAGATCGGTAAATGAGCCGTCAGTGGTTCAATATTGGCCTGCAGTACAGGGAGTAAAATCATCAAATCATGTGTCGGGTATTCTAAATCTATCGTCACCGAGACTGGTGGTATCGGCGATTTATCGAAACGACTCCCGCAACAAAAAATCACTAAACGCTTAATTCTTTGATTGCTTGAACGGGCTTTAGCAGCAACTTCTGATAAATGATATGCCAAAGCTTGCTTAACTTCATATATTGTCTGTAATCGATTTTGCATTGACCGTGACGACCCAATTTGTTGCTGCTCTGCAAGTTGGACTCGTCGCCAATCATGTACTATTTCACCATTTAATTCAGCGTGAATCTCCTGAATAGGTTTACCAAATAAACGTAGCTTGTTTGCTTTATAACGTTTAAGATCTAAAGCTGTATTTATCGATAGCATTTGAAATTTTGGACCCAAACGTCGTCCGATCCCCCAAACCTTAGCTATCTCTAAACGTGCTAATATCGCCTCTTCAGTCCTTGTGTTTTCCAATACACATATTCCATTATATCCTTCAACATTCTTAGCGGCCCACGACGCTACCTTTACCAACGTGCAGTTCCTTGCTGCGGCTGCGCCTATGGGAATACGTATATTTTTGTAGACAGTTCTTCGTATCCGCTTTAGATAACCCACAACATCGGACGACTCACATGCTGGCAGTAAACCGAAGGCCTCATCGATACTATAGCGATATATATCAGGTACCAACTTTTCAAATTGTTCGTGCATATCATTCGATATACTGCCGAAGATATTAAAATTGGCTTCTGCTGTGAATAATTGACCAAGCTCGACCATGTTTTTATATTTAAAAATCGGTTCGAATTTTCTCACGGATAATTGTGATGCCAATTTATTTAGCGCGATAATTATGCCGCTATTAGATGTCACAACAGCCAAAGGTTTATTACGTAACTCCGGCTGGTAGACACCCGCGGCGCTGGAATAAAAACGTGTCCCATCACAAAGTATTACCACTCATTAAGCCTTACATTTTCTGATTACGCGGATATTTGCAACAACGGCACCTTCTACCGTTAATTTTTTTGTTATTTTTGTGACATTATTGTCTGCATCAACCAATTCACACGTCGATATTCGAATTTCTCTACAAACAAATCTTCCCGCT
Proteins encoded in this region:
- a CDS encoding Ig-like domain-containing protein, with protein sequence MKYIYVLTLLFFSFSAHAEIIEYRFTDTNAESKIISGATNIINPVGNINIVVSGGLDRYVNLKIINSDNIDVYDSKSDLIGIHDRITTADGDYFGYVFSTPQLDDGLYRIEQTLLDYNSLVVKTIDTTVSIDTTPPASDPAITWIKYGWSFGSINDFGTGGASRALELRNINDNNGLASAIYYAIDGNGSRKEVAATLDSEKGIATVPISQAASSTIAPIDKHRYTIGFDIYDLAGNKTSVSRQSNIQRSVPTNTVEIYNSSTSSWQTYVENMTVYSNPVKIRYGRNKSEHVNFNGTDFGWADSTYNEVTDNKIYYNVELPYPQLYSYFNFYTKSGMLRTNRYPSLIFSYAPGVLKAPTPLSLQHQRTTSDGWHGQSHSTNQALTYNRIKINAQPRPYRQKAWLSGIGHCYIEISETSCEMDASISRSSGRGYAPYSYGASRADGSWSVHKSHFYTYWDFNPPQIDTLSRNGENIEFVVTDNDTINSWQVNMFQTYSFEAAAINVNGDEFPLTLKSYTTRSYNTKSGIFRLDGLAEGTYDLVFTTKDTYGNAATKTLSDKVIIDQTPPAIIVRVNDEAFVHGQTVKGLESLSIELNDPHNPEIKSIALKGGPASDAVLLEWSPTGERDTYQLEYPRIFPSLEDNQSYTVDIVATDDYNQSATLSLIFDYIPNNIIKVDSIKTLAVNKILRDSFNKPFIYISSTQLRTEDGKLAVGSQEIYFSVRSDADLPVQVVDTLIQPGETKSLYVELQDGRFELPIVPGEHGAEGLSNFLLEVPSLR
- a CDS encoding Y-family DNA polymerase — protein: MVILCDGTRFYSSAAGVYQPELRNKPLAVVTSNSGIIIALNKLASQLSVRKFEPIFKYKNMVELGQLFTAEANFNIFGSISNDMHEQFEKLVPDIYRYSIDEAFGLLPACESSDVVGYLKRIRRTVYKNIRIPIGAAAARNCTLVKVASWAAKNVEGYNGICVLENTRTEEAILARLEIAKVWGIGRRLGPKFQMLSINTALDLKRYKANKLRLFGKPIQEIHAELNGEIVHDWRRVQLAEQQQIGSSRSMQNRLQTIYEVKQALAYHLSEVAAKARSSNQRIKRLVIFCCGSRFDKSPIPPVSVTIDLEYPTHDLMILLPVLQANIEPLTAHLPIYKVGVNATELCSARYDQQDLFAPKENQRLMNTLDNINAKYGKKTLYLGSLGVNVADEQIGERCQSPTLKNSHSRWSDIPQIF